GATGTCATTATCTTATGTATGCTTTTGCTGCTCTATGTTGGCTTGTGCAAAAGAAACCACTTCAATTCTGAGATACGCAGTGATGTCTTAATTGAATGATCCAGAAAGTCTAATATCAGAGTGAAAACTCTAAAAAGTAtattcttttttcccccctcagGTGGTATTGATCTCGAATCAATCTGAATGGAGAAGGAGGACTTCCACTAAGATGACACGCACAGAAACCCCTGACATACTGGTGTCCACGCTCTATCAGGACTTCAAGCTCAACCCTATCACTGGGCACGCCATTTCTCTCAGCCCCTTCCCACAATGTGACTCACAAATGATCGACAAACCGGAAATCATCAACAAAAGACACTGCCGTAGCTTTGACTACATCGAGTCACTGGACGACCCGCAGTCCATTTCTGCCTCGATGGAGTCCCCCTACAAGAGACCAGAGCATCAGCCAGTGAGTAAAGATGGGATCTGGAATGGCCTGGATCAGCCAGGACATCTCCGTTTCTCCTCCCCGGATCTGTTCAACACTAGACAACCCCCACAGTACCTCAGCCGGGACAAAAACAGCCAGACCATCAGGACAGATTCGAAGAAGAGGAccaggtctaaaagtgctcccAGGGTCaagaccagcctcacccccgTGCCCATCACAGTCACCCCCATAGCAGGCGGGAACGTGAGGGAACCCCCCCAGGCTGCAGAGTCTCTGAGGGCGTCTGAAACGCATCCCTACTCCACGAACCGGGCTTTTCTGAACGACGTCCACCCCATCAAGCTGCAGCCGCACTCTCCCCTCTTCGTGTCGGACTGCTTCGAGGAGAGCAAGCACGAGAAGCCGGCCATCGCTCCTCACGTCAGGTGCCGGGTGGACATCAAGCCGGACGCCTCCGACCTGCAGCACGCGGTCAGACGGGCTCCCAGCCTGAGCTCGGAGCGTTCGTGGCAGAGATACTCCCAAGCCAGCGGGAGCAGGGGACTGTACGTCCCCCGCCAGACCATCGTCTCGCCCACGCCAACACCAAGCGAATGCTACAGTGGAGATTTCCGACAGGGGTATCCCTACACCCCCTGCATCCCCCCCGGCTACATCCAGCCTCTAGACATGCACAGGGTCCCATCTCCCATAATGCCTAGGGAGTACCTGGGAAGGGAGCAGAGGGCGTACTCCAACCCTAACATACCCACCAAGTTCTTCTACACCGAGGACCCGGTTAGATACTCGACTTCGAGGGCGTACTACCAGGACGATCAGTCCAGCCTCACCAGCCAAGGCAGCACCCTGAACAGTCAGTATCAGCAGGATCCACGTTCTCGCTGGGCTCACACCCTCCCAGTCAGGCCCTATTACACGGACCTCATGCCCAGCCGATACCCCCCGCAGACCGTCTACAGCAGGCCGTACTCGGTAACCGAGCCAGGGGCATACTTTACTCCTCCGCCACAGGCTCGATCCTACTACGGGGAGGATCCGCGAGCGTTTCCCTGCCAGCCTAACGCCTCCCGGATGTACTACGCCAGGCCTTTCAACCCTCCAGCTGAGCCCTATGTTCCTCTGAGGGCCTACAACACTGAGGGCCGCCGGCGCCCTCGCCTGTCCCAGGTGTACACGGATGACTGGTATCGCTCCAGCATATCCGGGTACTCCAACCAGTCTTCTCAGTTTACACCCCCAAGAGTGAGGCAGGACCCCATGATGGCCCCGTGGTATACAAACAGCTACGTGGAACCGACCCcactggggtcagaggtcaggaacCACTCCAAATCGTGGGATAATATCCTCTATCCTCGCCACGAAAGGGAGCAGGCGGTACAGCGAGGACGCAGCTACGAAAACCTGTTTTACCAGACGAGGAGGCACGCTATGCCCCCTACGGACACCACGCAGCCAGTCATAGTGAACCTGTCCAGTTCACCCAGGCGCTATGCTGCCTTGTCGCTCTCAGAGAACTCGTTAGACAAAG
Above is a genomic segment from Osmerus mordax isolate fOsmMor3 chromosome 24, fOsmMor3.pri, whole genome shotgun sequence containing:
- the unm_hu7912 gene encoding apical junction component 1 homolog — encoded protein: MTRTETPDILVSTLYQDFKLNPITGHAISLSPFPQCDSQMIDKPEIINKRHCRSFDYIESLDDPQSISASMESPYKRPEHQPVSKDGIWNGLDQPGHLRFSSPDLFNTRQPPQYLSRDKNSQTIRTDSKKRTRSKSAPRVKTSLTPVPITVTPIAGGNVREPPQAAESLRASETHPYSTNRAFLNDVHPIKLQPHSPLFVSDCFEESKHEKPAIAPHVRCRVDIKPDASDLQHAVRRAPSLSSERSWQRYSQASGSRGLYVPRQTIVSPTPTPSECYSGDFRQGYPYTPCIPPGYIQPLDMHRVPSPIMPREYLGREQRAYSNPNIPTKFFYTEDPVRYSTSRAYYQDDQSSLTSQGSTLNSQYQQDPRSRWAHTLPVRPYYTDLMPSRYPPQTVYSRPYSVTEPGAYFTPPPQARSYYGEDPRAFPCQPNASRMYYARPFNPPAEPYVPLRAYNTEGRRRPRLSQVYTDDWYRSSISGYSNQSSQFTPPRVRQDPMMAPWYTNSYVEPTPLGSEVRNHSKSWDNILYPRHEREQAVQRGRSYENLFYQTRRHAMPPTDTTQPVIVNLSSSPRRYAALSLSENSLDKGPHHSGRSSKSGLWFVTPEITITDNDIRAGSNNQRDMRPTSWDALDGDTAQTPGAPRQESPSDPTETTKDRKHNNYSLQQSLEQLDELLADLVIDYKPPANRRPSEDLLDQLKQLISEDNENGTRAPPGLESQGPPSVTKPSPCMVKDPDSGCDALQKSTEECSPDHSTDDDDTMVCANRKCKRTETLFNACLYFKSCHSCYTFYCSRNCRRDDWDSHKGNCLYGRISSVCRHILKYCRENAEIHKAFSRVAKAGYLSRGRGVLFLGFANPGTADNFLQVGLQSLLMSPTYLSLRELDGFKDNLGNYCKELQQAGKGYDPDECFLLNVSIAVGELVPNRPSPRVQAPTVRKYAKVSLASSSPDKKVVKKESDLETLILTPPPGTPDIDKEGEEGRKAREICFINIQRELKTRGVFLRHEYPKIYHQLCEFVESNKRFTPTTIYPLDKRTGKQFMCMIMAASEPRTLDWVGTPHLLDDII